The following proteins are encoded in a genomic region of Phycisphaera sp.:
- a CDS encoding ATP-dependent zinc protease, whose product MTPKNDTQYTVGWRERVALPEWRIRGVRAKIDTGARTSAVHVATFEHLPNGRIRFEVVTREHPERRTKWIEADIARESVVKPSSGKTQIRPVVRTTMVIGPLEFEAELGLVCRQGMLCRMLVGRRAIAGLAVVDPASRYLLSPPSSKNARRKANP is encoded by the coding sequence ATGACCCCAAAGAACGACACGCAATACACGGTGGGCTGGCGCGAGCGCGTCGCCCTTCCCGAGTGGCGCATCCGTGGCGTGCGTGCCAAGATCGACACCGGTGCCCGCACCAGCGCCGTACACGTGGCGACCTTCGAACACCTGCCCAACGGCCGCATCCGATTCGAGGTCGTTACCCGCGAGCATCCCGAGCGGCGCACCAAGTGGATCGAGGCCGACATCGCCCGCGAGTCGGTCGTCAAGCCCAGCAGCGGCAAGACCCAGATCCGCCCGGTCGTGCGCACCACGATGGTCATCGGCCCGCTCGAGTTCGAGGCCGAGCTGGGCCTGGTCTGCCGCCAGGGCATGCTCTGCCGCATGCTCGTCGGCCGCCGCGCCATCGCCGGGCTGGCCGTGGTCGATCCCGCAAGCCGCTACCTTCTCTCCCCGCCTTCATCCAAGAACGCCAGGCGAAAGGCCAACCCGTGA